From Larus michahellis chromosome 8, bLarMic1.1, whole genome shotgun sequence, one genomic window encodes:
- the SYDE2 gene encoding rho GTPase-activating protein SYDE2 isoform X1: protein MAEPLRRTLSKLRGRRSQRGAAGGGHRHGGGCAPQDLIENVYIASRSRKEPKSPQATEVPEHRPQMNSITVSKKRSWLQQSTQRPPPPPPPLEEEDGCKEAQGSVIPVPKSPVPLPEPAVPWAPSMSPVGREHPTRALPRSAALDFGEDNDADDEGEIWYNPIPEDDEPNLPRVRLSAVNSPLAVGSLGGRYKTLLGGDLGTAMSPHEGPPRSMESVGDIRMAQPSEASQADAVHPGEQVQQHRQRFACKAAGGPPVEDNSAFKCPSTGSGVVLAHKTDIPSTEVSPPSPSPLKKSGSINWPFPDRIKSPRTVRKLSMKMKKLPELSRKLSVKGTSSHTSSDNPPSLLKGSCRDTSHTVSLPSSGNSATTASRNVISRYHLDSSVLSQHTYKKKSSRSSKSFNKGGYLSDGDSPELITKSGKHGHETKCGKGKENFPSNGGKTEIDIDAFRHYNFSDQPKCSQYISGLMSIHFYGAEDLKPPRIDSKDVFCAIQVDSVNKARTALLTCRTAFLDMDHTFNIEIENAQHLKLVVFSWEPTPRKNRVCCHGTVALPTLFRVTKTHQLAVKLEPRGLIYVKLSLMEQWENSLDGLDADQEPVMFGVDARKVVEKENAGLMVPLLMQKCILEIEKRGCQVVGLYRLCGSAAVKKELREAFERDSKAVTLSESQYPDINVITGVLKDYLRELPSPLITKQLYEAVLDAMVKNPLKMTASGCENDPSDSEHTAALLDCLPDVEKATLKMLLDHLKLVASYHEVNKMTCQNLAVCFGPVLLSQRQETTNHNNRVFTDSEELASALDFKKHIEVLHYLLQLWPVHPSPAKEPAHPNAFPEHPSSLNYLRPKRQRPQMLNLSSTEMSGVLRPRPAGLDSPSSNRYAGDWSSCGENYFLNPKDCLSEADYDDVPSEDTESGDDSGRAEEPDASVKHPQPIPREDTFQSYLTMQAIDSAVDHRANLKDLQESIDTLIGNLERELNKNRLNMSY, encoded by the exons ATGGCCGAGCCGCTCCGCAGGACGCTCTCCAAGCTGCGGGGCAGGAGGTCCCAgcgaggggcggcgggcggcgggcaccGCCACGGCGGGGGCTGCGCACCGCAGG atttaatagaaaatGTTTACATAGCTTCGAGAAGCAGGAAGGAGCCCAAGTCCCCTCAGGCCACCGAGGTCCCCGAGCATCGGCCGCAGATGAACAGCATTACTGTTTCTAAGAAACgcagctggctgcagcagagcacacagcgacctcctcctcctcctcctcctctggaagAAGAAGATGGCTGTAAGGAAGCGCAGGGGTCTGTTATCCCGGTACCCAAATCTCCTGTCCCACTGCCTGAGCCCGCGGTGCCGTGGGCTCCTTCCATGTCGCCGGTGGGGCGGGAGCATCCCACACGAGCCCTGCCGAGGAGCGCGGCTTTGGACTTCGGTGAGGATAACGATGCAGATGATGAAGGAGAAATATGGTACAACCCCATCCCTGAAGATGATGAACCCAACTTGCCGAGGGTCCGCCTTTCTGCTGTGAATAGCCCTCTTGCTGTGGGCTCCCTGGGGGGTCGGTACAAAACCCTGCTTGGGGGTGACTTGGGGACAGCCATGAGTCCCCACGAGGGTCCTCCACGTTCCATGGAGAGTGTGGGGGACATTCGGATGGCTCAGCCCAGCGAAGCGAGTCAGGCAGATGCTGTGCATCCTGGGGAGCAGGTGCAGCAGCACCGGCAGAGGTTTGCCTGCAAGGCTGCCGGTGGTCCACCAGTAGAAGACAATTCTGCCTTCAAGTGTCCTTCAACAG GGTCTGGAGTTGTACTTGCACACAAGACTGACATACCTTCAACAGAGGTTTCTCCTCCAAGTCCCAGTCCTCTGAAAAAAAGTGGATCAATCAACTGGCCTTTCCCCGATAGAATTAAATCTCCCAGGACTGTGAGGAAGCTTTCCATGAAAATGAAGAAGCTGCCAGAGCTGAGCAGGAAACTGAGTGTCAAGGGAACTTCAAGCCATACTAGTTCAGATAACCCTCCTTCCCTGCTGAAAGGTAGCTGCCGGGATACAAGCCATACCGTGTCTTTGCCATCTTCCGGGAACTCAGCCACCACTGCCAGCAGGAATGTGATAAGTCGTTACCATCTCGACAGCAGCGTGTTGTCGCAGCACACCTACAAAAAGAAAAGCTCGAGGAGCTCCAAGTCCTTCAACAAAGGTGGTTACCTCAGTGACGGCGACTCTCCCGAACTTATAACCAAATCAGGTAAACACGGGCATGAAACCAAgtgtgggaaaggaaaggagaacttTCCAAGCAACGGTGGTAAAACCGAAATAGATATCGATGCTTTCAGACACTATAACTTTTCCGATCAACCCAAGTGCTCCCAGTACATCTCGGGACTCATGAGCATTCACTTTTATGGTGCTGAGGACTTAAAACCACCAAGAATAGACTCAAAAGATGTCTTCTGTGCGATACAGGTCGACTCAGTAAACAAAGCAAGAACAGCCCTGCTCACGTGTAGGACTGCATTTCTAGATATGGACCACACGTTCAACATAGAAATTGAAAACGCTCAGCACTTAAAGCTGGTGGTGTTCAGCTGGGAACCCACCCCGCGGAAAAACCGCGTGTGTTGTCATGGAACCGTGGCTCTCCCCACTCTCTTCCGAGTGACAAAGACACATCAGCTGGCTGTCAAGCTGGAACCGAGGGGGCTTATTTACGTCAAGCTGTCGCTCATGGAGCAGTGGGAGAACTCTCTTGATGGGCTGGATGCAGATCAGGAGCCCGTGATGTTCGGGGTAGATGCTCGAAAAGTTGTAGAGAAGGAAAACGCGGGCTTGATGGTGCCACTTCTGATGCAGAAGTGCATTCTGGAGATTGAAAAGAGAGGCTGTCAG GTGGTGGGCCTGTACCGTCTGTGTGGCTCGGCAGCGGTTAAGAAGGAGCTTCGAGAGGCGTTTGAGCGGGACAGCAAGGCTGTTACTCTCTCTGAAAGCCAGTACCCGGACATTAATGTCATAACAG GCGTCCTGAAGGACTATCTGCGGGAGCTGCCTTCTCCCCTGATAACCAAGCAGCTCTACGAAGCAGTGTTGGATGCCATGGTGAAAAATCCCTTGAAAATGACGGCAAGTGGTTGCGAGAATGACCCGAGTGACTCCGAGCACACAGCAGCCCTTCTGGATTGCCTGCCAGATGTGGAGAAG gCTACCCTGAAGATGCTGTTGGATCACCTGAAACTGGTGGCTTCTTACCATGAAGTCAATAAGATGACGTGCCAGAATCTAGCTGTATGTTTTGGGCCCGTGTTGCTGAGCCAGAGGCAGGAGACCACCAACCATAACAACAGAGTCTTCACAGACTCGGAAGAGCTTGCTAGTGCCCTGGACTTCAAAAAACACATAGAGGTTCTTCACTActtgctccagctgtggccag TACATCCCTCACCTGCCAAAGAACCAGCACACCCGAATGCGTTTCCCGAGCACCCATCCTCCCTGAATTACCTGAGGCCCAAGAGGCAGAGACCTCAGATGCTGAATCTGAGCAGCACCGAGATGTCTGGGGTGCTCAGACCAAGGCCAGCAGGCCTGGACAGCCCATCGAGCAACCGCTACGCTGGAGACtggagcagctgtggggagaaCTACTTCTTGAACCCAAAAGACTGCCTGAGTGAAGCAGACTATGACGACGTCCCTTCAGAAGACACAGAGAGTGGGGATGACAGCGGCAGAGCCGAGGAGCCAGACGCCTCGGTCAAGCACCCGcagcccatccccagggaggaCACCTTCCAGAGCTATTTGACAATGCAAGCAATAGACTCAGCGGTGGATCACAGAGCAAACCTCAAAGACCTGCAGGAAAGTATTGACACTCTGATAGGAAACCTGGAAAGGGAACTCAACAAGAACAGGCTCAACATGAGTTACTAA
- the SYDE2 gene encoding rho GTPase-activating protein SYDE2 isoform X2 translates to MNSITVSKKRSWLQQSTQRPPPPPPPLEEEDGCKEAQGSVIPVPKSPVPLPEPAVPWAPSMSPVGREHPTRALPRSAALDFGEDNDADDEGEIWYNPIPEDDEPNLPRVRLSAVNSPLAVGSLGGRYKTLLGGDLGTAMSPHEGPPRSMESVGDIRMAQPSEASQADAVHPGEQVQQHRQRFACKAAGGPPVEDNSAFKCPSTGSGVVLAHKTDIPSTEVSPPSPSPLKKSGSINWPFPDRIKSPRTVRKLSMKMKKLPELSRKLSVKGTSSHTSSDNPPSLLKGSCRDTSHTVSLPSSGNSATTASRNVISRYHLDSSVLSQHTYKKKSSRSSKSFNKGGYLSDGDSPELITKSGKHGHETKCGKGKENFPSNGGKTEIDIDAFRHYNFSDQPKCSQYISGLMSIHFYGAEDLKPPRIDSKDVFCAIQVDSVNKARTALLTCRTAFLDMDHTFNIEIENAQHLKLVVFSWEPTPRKNRVCCHGTVALPTLFRVTKTHQLAVKLEPRGLIYVKLSLMEQWENSLDGLDADQEPVMFGVDARKVVEKENAGLMVPLLMQKCILEIEKRGCQVVGLYRLCGSAAVKKELREAFERDSKAVTLSESQYPDINVITGVLKDYLRELPSPLITKQLYEAVLDAMVKNPLKMTASGCENDPSDSEHTAALLDCLPDVEKATLKMLLDHLKLVASYHEVNKMTCQNLAVCFGPVLLSQRQETTNHNNRVFTDSEELASALDFKKHIEVLHYLLQLWPVHPSPAKEPAHPNAFPEHPSSLNYLRPKRQRPQMLNLSSTEMSGVLRPRPAGLDSPSSNRYAGDWSSCGENYFLNPKDCLSEADYDDVPSEDTESGDDSGRAEEPDASVKHPQPIPREDTFQSYLTMQAIDSAVDHRANLKDLQESIDTLIGNLERELNKNRLNMSY, encoded by the exons ATGAACAGCATTACTGTTTCTAAGAAACgcagctggctgcagcagagcacacagcgacctcctcctcctcctcctcctctggaagAAGAAGATGGCTGTAAGGAAGCGCAGGGGTCTGTTATCCCGGTACCCAAATCTCCTGTCCCACTGCCTGAGCCCGCGGTGCCGTGGGCTCCTTCCATGTCGCCGGTGGGGCGGGAGCATCCCACACGAGCCCTGCCGAGGAGCGCGGCTTTGGACTTCGGTGAGGATAACGATGCAGATGATGAAGGAGAAATATGGTACAACCCCATCCCTGAAGATGATGAACCCAACTTGCCGAGGGTCCGCCTTTCTGCTGTGAATAGCCCTCTTGCTGTGGGCTCCCTGGGGGGTCGGTACAAAACCCTGCTTGGGGGTGACTTGGGGACAGCCATGAGTCCCCACGAGGGTCCTCCACGTTCCATGGAGAGTGTGGGGGACATTCGGATGGCTCAGCCCAGCGAAGCGAGTCAGGCAGATGCTGTGCATCCTGGGGAGCAGGTGCAGCAGCACCGGCAGAGGTTTGCCTGCAAGGCTGCCGGTGGTCCACCAGTAGAAGACAATTCTGCCTTCAAGTGTCCTTCAACAG GGTCTGGAGTTGTACTTGCACACAAGACTGACATACCTTCAACAGAGGTTTCTCCTCCAAGTCCCAGTCCTCTGAAAAAAAGTGGATCAATCAACTGGCCTTTCCCCGATAGAATTAAATCTCCCAGGACTGTGAGGAAGCTTTCCATGAAAATGAAGAAGCTGCCAGAGCTGAGCAGGAAACTGAGTGTCAAGGGAACTTCAAGCCATACTAGTTCAGATAACCCTCCTTCCCTGCTGAAAGGTAGCTGCCGGGATACAAGCCATACCGTGTCTTTGCCATCTTCCGGGAACTCAGCCACCACTGCCAGCAGGAATGTGATAAGTCGTTACCATCTCGACAGCAGCGTGTTGTCGCAGCACACCTACAAAAAGAAAAGCTCGAGGAGCTCCAAGTCCTTCAACAAAGGTGGTTACCTCAGTGACGGCGACTCTCCCGAACTTATAACCAAATCAGGTAAACACGGGCATGAAACCAAgtgtgggaaaggaaaggagaacttTCCAAGCAACGGTGGTAAAACCGAAATAGATATCGATGCTTTCAGACACTATAACTTTTCCGATCAACCCAAGTGCTCCCAGTACATCTCGGGACTCATGAGCATTCACTTTTATGGTGCTGAGGACTTAAAACCACCAAGAATAGACTCAAAAGATGTCTTCTGTGCGATACAGGTCGACTCAGTAAACAAAGCAAGAACAGCCCTGCTCACGTGTAGGACTGCATTTCTAGATATGGACCACACGTTCAACATAGAAATTGAAAACGCTCAGCACTTAAAGCTGGTGGTGTTCAGCTGGGAACCCACCCCGCGGAAAAACCGCGTGTGTTGTCATGGAACCGTGGCTCTCCCCACTCTCTTCCGAGTGACAAAGACACATCAGCTGGCTGTCAAGCTGGAACCGAGGGGGCTTATTTACGTCAAGCTGTCGCTCATGGAGCAGTGGGAGAACTCTCTTGATGGGCTGGATGCAGATCAGGAGCCCGTGATGTTCGGGGTAGATGCTCGAAAAGTTGTAGAGAAGGAAAACGCGGGCTTGATGGTGCCACTTCTGATGCAGAAGTGCATTCTGGAGATTGAAAAGAGAGGCTGTCAG GTGGTGGGCCTGTACCGTCTGTGTGGCTCGGCAGCGGTTAAGAAGGAGCTTCGAGAGGCGTTTGAGCGGGACAGCAAGGCTGTTACTCTCTCTGAAAGCCAGTACCCGGACATTAATGTCATAACAG GCGTCCTGAAGGACTATCTGCGGGAGCTGCCTTCTCCCCTGATAACCAAGCAGCTCTACGAAGCAGTGTTGGATGCCATGGTGAAAAATCCCTTGAAAATGACGGCAAGTGGTTGCGAGAATGACCCGAGTGACTCCGAGCACACAGCAGCCCTTCTGGATTGCCTGCCAGATGTGGAGAAG gCTACCCTGAAGATGCTGTTGGATCACCTGAAACTGGTGGCTTCTTACCATGAAGTCAATAAGATGACGTGCCAGAATCTAGCTGTATGTTTTGGGCCCGTGTTGCTGAGCCAGAGGCAGGAGACCACCAACCATAACAACAGAGTCTTCACAGACTCGGAAGAGCTTGCTAGTGCCCTGGACTTCAAAAAACACATAGAGGTTCTTCACTActtgctccagctgtggccag TACATCCCTCACCTGCCAAAGAACCAGCACACCCGAATGCGTTTCCCGAGCACCCATCCTCCCTGAATTACCTGAGGCCCAAGAGGCAGAGACCTCAGATGCTGAATCTGAGCAGCACCGAGATGTCTGGGGTGCTCAGACCAAGGCCAGCAGGCCTGGACAGCCCATCGAGCAACCGCTACGCTGGAGACtggagcagctgtggggagaaCTACTTCTTGAACCCAAAAGACTGCCTGAGTGAAGCAGACTATGACGACGTCCCTTCAGAAGACACAGAGAGTGGGGATGACAGCGGCAGAGCCGAGGAGCCAGACGCCTCGGTCAAGCACCCGcagcccatccccagggaggaCACCTTCCAGAGCTATTTGACAATGCAAGCAATAGACTCAGCGGTGGATCACAGAGCAAACCTCAAAGACCTGCAGGAAAGTATTGACACTCTGATAGGAAACCTGGAAAGGGAACTCAACAAGAACAGGCTCAACATGAGTTACTAA
- the SYDE2 gene encoding rho GTPase-activating protein SYDE2 isoform X3: MAEPLRRTLSKLRGRRSQRGAAGGGHRHGGGCAPQDLIENVYIASRSRKEPKSPQATEVPEHRPQMNSITVSKKRSWLQQSTQRPPPPPPPLEEEDGCKEAQGSVIPVPKSPVPLPEPAVPWAPSMSPVGREHPTRALPRSAALDFGEDNDADDEGEIWYNPIPEDDEPNLPRVRLSAVNSPLAVGSLGGRYKTLLGGDLGTAMSPHEGPPRSMESVGDIRMAQPSEASQADAVHPGEQVQQHRQRFACKAAGGPPVEDNSAFKCPSTGSGVVLAHKTDIPSTEVSPPSPSPLKKSGSINWPFPDRIKSPRTVRKLSMKMKKLPELSRKLSVKGTSSHTSSDNPPSLLKGSCRDTSHTVSLPSSGNSATTASRNVISRYHLDSSVLSQHTYKKKSSRSSKSFNKGGYLSDGDSPELITKSGKHGHETKCGKGKENFPSNGGKTEIDIDAFRHYNFSDQPKCSQYISGLMSIHFYGAEDLKPPRIDSKDVFCAIQVDSVNKARTALLTCRTAFLDMDHTFNIEIENAQHLKLVVFSWEPTPRKNRVCCHGTVALPTLFRVTKTHQLAVKLEPRGLIYVKLSLMEQWENSLDGLDADQEPVMFGVDARKVVEKENAGLMVPLLMQKCILEIEKRGCQVVGLYRLCGSAAVKKELREAFERDSKAVTLSESQYPDINVITGVLKDYLRELPSPLITKQLYEAVLDAMVKNPLKMTASGCENDPSDSEHTAALLDCLPDVEKATLKMLLDHLKLVASYHEVNKMTCQNLAVCFGPVLLSQRQETTNHNNRVFTDSEELASALDFKKHIEVLHYLLQLWPGSR, encoded by the exons ATGGCCGAGCCGCTCCGCAGGACGCTCTCCAAGCTGCGGGGCAGGAGGTCCCAgcgaggggcggcgggcggcgggcaccGCCACGGCGGGGGCTGCGCACCGCAGG atttaatagaaaatGTTTACATAGCTTCGAGAAGCAGGAAGGAGCCCAAGTCCCCTCAGGCCACCGAGGTCCCCGAGCATCGGCCGCAGATGAACAGCATTACTGTTTCTAAGAAACgcagctggctgcagcagagcacacagcgacctcctcctcctcctcctcctctggaagAAGAAGATGGCTGTAAGGAAGCGCAGGGGTCTGTTATCCCGGTACCCAAATCTCCTGTCCCACTGCCTGAGCCCGCGGTGCCGTGGGCTCCTTCCATGTCGCCGGTGGGGCGGGAGCATCCCACACGAGCCCTGCCGAGGAGCGCGGCTTTGGACTTCGGTGAGGATAACGATGCAGATGATGAAGGAGAAATATGGTACAACCCCATCCCTGAAGATGATGAACCCAACTTGCCGAGGGTCCGCCTTTCTGCTGTGAATAGCCCTCTTGCTGTGGGCTCCCTGGGGGGTCGGTACAAAACCCTGCTTGGGGGTGACTTGGGGACAGCCATGAGTCCCCACGAGGGTCCTCCACGTTCCATGGAGAGTGTGGGGGACATTCGGATGGCTCAGCCCAGCGAAGCGAGTCAGGCAGATGCTGTGCATCCTGGGGAGCAGGTGCAGCAGCACCGGCAGAGGTTTGCCTGCAAGGCTGCCGGTGGTCCACCAGTAGAAGACAATTCTGCCTTCAAGTGTCCTTCAACAG GGTCTGGAGTTGTACTTGCACACAAGACTGACATACCTTCAACAGAGGTTTCTCCTCCAAGTCCCAGTCCTCTGAAAAAAAGTGGATCAATCAACTGGCCTTTCCCCGATAGAATTAAATCTCCCAGGACTGTGAGGAAGCTTTCCATGAAAATGAAGAAGCTGCCAGAGCTGAGCAGGAAACTGAGTGTCAAGGGAACTTCAAGCCATACTAGTTCAGATAACCCTCCTTCCCTGCTGAAAGGTAGCTGCCGGGATACAAGCCATACCGTGTCTTTGCCATCTTCCGGGAACTCAGCCACCACTGCCAGCAGGAATGTGATAAGTCGTTACCATCTCGACAGCAGCGTGTTGTCGCAGCACACCTACAAAAAGAAAAGCTCGAGGAGCTCCAAGTCCTTCAACAAAGGTGGTTACCTCAGTGACGGCGACTCTCCCGAACTTATAACCAAATCAGGTAAACACGGGCATGAAACCAAgtgtgggaaaggaaaggagaacttTCCAAGCAACGGTGGTAAAACCGAAATAGATATCGATGCTTTCAGACACTATAACTTTTCCGATCAACCCAAGTGCTCCCAGTACATCTCGGGACTCATGAGCATTCACTTTTATGGTGCTGAGGACTTAAAACCACCAAGAATAGACTCAAAAGATGTCTTCTGTGCGATACAGGTCGACTCAGTAAACAAAGCAAGAACAGCCCTGCTCACGTGTAGGACTGCATTTCTAGATATGGACCACACGTTCAACATAGAAATTGAAAACGCTCAGCACTTAAAGCTGGTGGTGTTCAGCTGGGAACCCACCCCGCGGAAAAACCGCGTGTGTTGTCATGGAACCGTGGCTCTCCCCACTCTCTTCCGAGTGACAAAGACACATCAGCTGGCTGTCAAGCTGGAACCGAGGGGGCTTATTTACGTCAAGCTGTCGCTCATGGAGCAGTGGGAGAACTCTCTTGATGGGCTGGATGCAGATCAGGAGCCCGTGATGTTCGGGGTAGATGCTCGAAAAGTTGTAGAGAAGGAAAACGCGGGCTTGATGGTGCCACTTCTGATGCAGAAGTGCATTCTGGAGATTGAAAAGAGAGGCTGTCAG GTGGTGGGCCTGTACCGTCTGTGTGGCTCGGCAGCGGTTAAGAAGGAGCTTCGAGAGGCGTTTGAGCGGGACAGCAAGGCTGTTACTCTCTCTGAAAGCCAGTACCCGGACATTAATGTCATAACAG GCGTCCTGAAGGACTATCTGCGGGAGCTGCCTTCTCCCCTGATAACCAAGCAGCTCTACGAAGCAGTGTTGGATGCCATGGTGAAAAATCCCTTGAAAATGACGGCAAGTGGTTGCGAGAATGACCCGAGTGACTCCGAGCACACAGCAGCCCTTCTGGATTGCCTGCCAGATGTGGAGAAG gCTACCCTGAAGATGCTGTTGGATCACCTGAAACTGGTGGCTTCTTACCATGAAGTCAATAAGATGACGTGCCAGAATCTAGCTGTATGTTTTGGGCCCGTGTTGCTGAGCCAGAGGCAGGAGACCACCAACCATAACAACAGAGTCTTCACAGACTCGGAAGAGCTTGCTAGTGCCCTGGACTTCAAAAAACACATAGAGGTTCTTCACTActtgctccagctgtggccag GAAGCCGGTAA